The DNA segment TATTTCATCCCGAGCATTTTCTGTCTCAAGAATAACTGTTACAACTGTTTTTTCATTTTGTATTGCATTTTTCAGTTCCTCTGGAAAATCATTCATGGAAACTCCAGATGAAACCCCTATTATGCAGTCGGCCTTGATGCCTATTTCTGGTTCCATTGTAACTTCAAATGTTGTTTTATGGCGTGATGTGACGTTGGGATGTCCCTTTGCAAAGAAACTGTAGTTCATAGATACTCACTTTTCATTATGGATTATTTTTGAGATTATTTTTTGATTAAATTTTTTTTGATCATTTGTATGGTTTGAGGTTCTAAAAAAAGATGTCCTGCACTAGATTATTTATTTAAACCTTATTAAATTATGAAATAAATTTAAAAAAAAATGGTTTTTACGAGAAAGTTCATACTCATCTTGGTATAAAATTAGAACTTAATTAAAGATATACTTAGTCACTGAATTAACTGTTAAGATAAAAAATTTAGTTTAAGGAGTTTCATATGCCAAAAAATCCTTTGAAAGGTACTTACTGTTTGATAATTCACCTGAAGTCCAGACAGAATATTAAGATCGGATGTCTAGGTGAAATAAATTTTGAAGATGGTTACTACGTCTATGTTGGATCTGCACTGAATTCATTGAAAAGCAGGCTTGAAAGGCACCTTAAAAATGATAAAAAGCTTTTCTGGCACGTTGATTATCTTCTAAACAATCCCAATGCCAAGGTTGTGGATGTTGTTTTTGCAGTGAGTGGTGATAAGTGGGAGTGTCCCCT comes from the Methanobacterium aggregans genome and includes:
- a CDS encoding GIY-YIG nuclease family protein is translated as MKGTYCLIIHLKSRQNIKIGCLGEINFEDGYYVYVGSALNSLKSRLERHLKNDKKLFWHVDYLLNNPNAKVVDVVFAVSGDKWECPLASNISKLGHEIKNFGCSDCKCPSHLFYFPDLELSKKICLESFEKLGLQPKDLEDLEKI
- a CDS encoding DUF371 domain-containing protein, producing the protein MNYSFFAKGHPNVTSRHKTTFEVTMEPEIGIKADCIIGVSSGVSMNDFPEELKNAIQNEKTVVTVILETENARDEIKGYGHPELTLDHPTDMVCRKSEFKCSRTLMINADKASCDLKKGLIDDLSEGKPLKVVINVD